A single genomic interval of Flavobacterium sp. N2820 harbors:
- a CDS encoding CAL67264 family membrane protein codes for MGMNKNTILAWATFIMILMGLLLIGLGIYRYADVAGWGFSAVGVGFFAIAWVFNALKGRV; via the coding sequence ATGGGAATGAATAAAAATACAATATTAGCTTGGGCAACTTTCATAATGATTTTAATGGGGTTGCTTTTAATTGGTCTAGGAATTTATCGCTATGCAGATGTTGCTGGTTGGGGATTTTCTGCTGTAGGTGTTGGATTTTTTGCCATTGCTTGGGTTTTTAATGCCTTAAAAGGAAGAGTGTAA